A stretch of [Clostridium] scindens DNA encodes these proteins:
- a CDS encoding tRNA (cytidine(34)-2'-O)-methyltransferase — translation MLNIVLHEPEIPANTGNIGRTCVATNTRLHLIEPLGFRLNEKNLKRAGMDYWDKLDVTTYIDYDDFIRRNPDAKIYMATTKAPKAYTDVKYEPDCYIMFGKESAGIPEEILVKHKDDCIRIPMVPDIRSLNLGNSVAIVLYEALRQNSFAGMDLEGHLHRLEW, via the coding sequence ATGTTGAATATTGTATTGCATGAGCCAGAGATACCTGCAAATACAGGAAATATCGGGCGCACCTGCGTGGCTACGAACACAAGGCTTCACCTGATTGAACCATTAGGATTCAGGCTGAATGAGAAGAATCTGAAGAGGGCTGGAATGGATTATTGGGATAAGCTGGATGTGACTACTTATATTGATTATGATGATTTCATCAGGAGGAATCCGGACGCGAAGATCTATATGGCCACGACCAAAGCGCCGAAAGCCTACACGGATGTCAAGTATGAGCCAGACTGCTATATTATGTTTGGAAAAGAAAGTGCGGGAATACCAGAAGAGATTCTGGTAAAACATAAAGATGACTGTATAAGGATTCCGATGGTTCCGGATATCCGTTCCCTGAATCTTGGAAATTCGGTGGCAATCGTTTTATATGAGGCACTTAGGCAGAATTCGTTTGCGGGGATGGATCTGGAAGGGCATCTGCATAGGCTGGAATGGTAA
- a CDS encoding AIR synthase-related protein, which produces MKLETQTGYLLSETATVYGQSKYIGIHALASAANSLAAAGASHLSVGVQIALPPYAYKSKIHTIEKMIKSTCHERKIELLEVKGTRNPAIHFPMVTVTGIAEAAGDTLRSRSALEPGGEIVLTKWAGMDGMLQIVQERELELKERFAPAFLNQILSYRENLFAQREIGIARAQGASAIYQIADGGILAALWNLAKEASSGISVDMKQISILQETIEVCEHYRLNPYQLASAGSLLIVTDDGEALAEALNHSHIQASVIGSLTDNNDKVIHNGEDVRYIDRPAPDEILKLFDSAELGKIIKN; this is translated from the coding sequence ATGAAACTTGAAACGCAGACGGGATATTTGCTAAGCGAGACGGCTACTGTATATGGGCAGTCAAAATATATCGGAATCCATGCGCTTGCCTCCGCCGCCAACTCTTTGGCGGCGGCAGGCGCATCACATCTTAGCGTGGGCGTGCAGATCGCGCTGCCGCCTTACGCATATAAATCCAAGATACACACAATTGAAAAGATGATAAAAAGCACCTGCCATGAGCGTAAGATCGAGCTGCTTGAGGTGAAGGGCACAAGGAACCCGGCAATTCATTTTCCGATGGTGACCGTAACCGGTATCGCAGAAGCGGCTGGCGATACGCTCCGTAGCAGGAGCGCGCTAGAGCCGGGCGGGGAGATCGTCCTTACAAAATGGGCGGGCATGGATGGGATGCTTCAGATTGTACAGGAAAGGGAACTGGAATTAAAAGAACGGTTTGCGCCGGCATTCCTTAACCAGATCTTGTCTTACAGGGAGAATCTATTTGCCCAAAGAGAAATCGGCATAGCGAGGGCTCAGGGCGCATCCGCCATATACCAGATCGCAGATGGGGGGATTCTGGCAGCCTTGTGGAATCTTGCAAAAGAAGCCTCGTCCGGGATTTCCGTGGATATGAAGCAGATATCCATTCTTCAGGAGACCATAGAGGTCTGCGAGCACTACCGGCTCAATCCTTATCAGCTTGCTTCCGCAGGGAGCCTGCTGATCGTGACGGATGACGGGGAGGCGCTGGCAGAGGCATTGAATCATAGCCATATTCAGGCATCCGTGATCGGAAGCCTGACGGATAATAACGATAAGGTTATACATAATGGGGAAGACGTGCGGTATATTGATCGTCCGGCGCCGGATGAGATTCTGAAACTATTTGATTCTGCTGAATTGGGCAAAATAATTAAAAACTAG
- a CDS encoding VanW family protein, with protein sequence MAAGSQRKGNKKSKRMSRMRRRRRQVLFGLVFVCVCIIFAISYGVLYRYVSKFPADKICNNIYIGSVNVSGMTGKEAKEALKKHLEDDRKESVTMKVDDKKAAATLEELGLRYNDIDKVAKKAVSYGKKGRLWVRYRQLRKLSKEKMVLGEDFVLDHKKSKAVIEERVVPLASHAVDAKIKKDGDGFKITKEKDGQTVDIKASTAKLEKYLNEKWKHKDIAMKMTLIKESPSVTKKDLSTIKDELGAFSTDAGGGERWQNLKTGVDLLNGSVLMPGEQLSVHDRTAPYDEEHGYVPAGSYENGQVVDSFGGGICQVSTTLYNAVLYAELEVVERYPHSMLVAYVDPSRDAAIAGDYLDFVFQNNYETPIFIAGEIDASNQLRFTIYGKETRTPGRTVEFESETLTTEDYGVTYKENSDAALGSMNYAGSPHTGKTAQLWKIVYQDGKQVSRDVINNSTYEKSDQIIEIGTRTDNAQAKVLVQNAIATQDKGKIDAAISQAQSMQAQGTQQSQAQESTGQEQQAQQ encoded by the coding sequence ATGGCTGCAGGAAGTCAGAGAAAGGGAAATAAAAAAAGCAAACGGATGTCGAGGATGAGACGAAGAAGGAGGCAAGTCCTTTTTGGTCTTGTTTTCGTATGCGTATGTATCATCTTTGCCATATCTTATGGAGTGCTTTACCGTTATGTATCAAAGTTTCCAGCGGATAAGATCTGCAACAATATCTATATCGGAAGCGTAAATGTGTCAGGCATGACAGGAAAAGAAGCCAAGGAGGCTTTGAAAAAGCATCTGGAGGATGACCGCAAAGAGAGCGTGACTATGAAAGTGGACGACAAAAAGGCGGCAGCGACGCTGGAAGAACTGGGCCTTCGCTATAATGACATTGACAAGGTAGCCAAAAAGGCTGTCTCCTATGGGAAGAAGGGGAGGCTATGGGTGCGTTACCGTCAGTTGAGGAAACTATCCAAAGAAAAGATGGTGCTGGGCGAGGATTTTGTCCTGGATCATAAAAAGTCAAAGGCTGTCATAGAGGAACGGGTGGTTCCGCTTGCCAGCCACGCGGTGGATGCCAAGATTAAAAAAGACGGCGACGGATTTAAGATTACTAAGGAAAAGGACGGCCAGACCGTAGATATCAAAGCATCGACAGCGAAATTGGAAAAATATCTGAATGAAAAATGGAAGCATAAAGACATTGCCATGAAGATGACCCTGATAAAAGAATCTCCTTCCGTGACGAAGAAGGACTTGAGCACGATAAAAGATGAACTGGGGGCATTTTCCACGGATGCAGGCGGAGGAGAGCGCTGGCAGAATCTTAAGACGGGCGTGGATCTTCTGAATGGCTCCGTGCTGATGCCGGGAGAGCAGCTATCCGTCCATGACAGGACCGCGCCTTATGATGAAGAGCACGGATACGTGCCGGCCGGATCCTACGAGAATGGCCAGGTAGTGGATTCCTTCGGCGGAGGCATCTGCCAGGTATCTACCACTCTATATAATGCCGTGCTTTATGCAGAACTGGAAGTGGTGGAACGATATCCGCACTCCATGCTGGTAGCATATGTGGACCCGTCCAGGGATGCGGCGATTGCCGGCGACTACCTGGACTTCGTGTTTCAGAATAATTATGAAACCCCGATCTTTATTGCCGGAGAGATTGACGCTTCCAACCAGCTGCGCTTCACCATCTATGGCAAGGAGACCAGGACGCCGGGGCGGACCGTGGAGTTTGAGAGCGAGACGCTGACCACGGAAGACTATGGAGTCACCTATAAAGAGAACTCGGATGCGGCGCTCGGAAGCATGAATTATGCCGGAAGCCCGCATACAGGCAAGACGGCCCAGCTGTGGAAGATCGTTTATCAGGATGGAAAGCAGGTGAGCAGGGATGTGATCAATAACAGCACTTATGAGAAGTCTGACCAGATTATTGAGATAGGGACCAGAACTGATAACGCCCAGGCCAAGGTTCTGGTGCAGAATGCAATTGCTACCCAGGACAAAGGCAAGATCGACGCTGCTATCAGCCAGGCCCAGTCGATGCAGGCACAAGGGACGCAGCAAAGCCAGGCCCAGGAATCGACTGGCCAGGAACAGCAGGCCCAGCAATAG
- the nth gene encoding endonuclease III codes for MKKRTRQILDMLDEQYGTEYRCYLNYETPWQLLIATMLSAQCTDARVNIVTESLFKKYPSAFAFANADLKELEQDIKPTGFYHNKAKNIISCMKDIMDKYGGEVPKSLEELTSLAGVGRKTANVIRGNIYHEPSVVVDTHVKRISNRLGLTKNQDPEKIEQDLMKELPKDHWILYNIQIITFGRTICTARSPRCEECFLQKYCKEYKM; via the coding sequence ATGAAGAAAAGAACACGCCAGATACTGGACATGCTGGATGAACAGTATGGAACGGAATATAGATGCTATCTTAACTACGAGACGCCTTGGCAGCTGCTGATAGCCACTATGCTGAGCGCCCAGTGCACGGACGCGCGGGTGAATATCGTTACCGAAAGTCTTTTTAAGAAGTATCCATCTGCTTTCGCATTTGCCAACGCAGACTTAAAAGAGCTGGAACAGGATATCAAGCCTACCGGATTTTATCATAATAAAGCAAAGAATATCATCTCATGCATGAAAGATATTATGGATAAATATGGCGGCGAAGTTCCAAAGAGCCTAGAGGAACTGACGTCCCTTGCGGGAGTGGGAAGAAAGACGGCCAATGTCATAAGGGGGAACATCTATCATGAGCCCAGCGTAGTGGTGGACACTCACGTAAAAAGGATATCGAACCGGCTGGGCCTTACAAAGAATCAGGATCCGGAGAAGATAGAGCAGGATCTGATGAAGGAACTGCCGAAAGACCATTGGATCCTATATAATATACAGATCATTACGTTTGGACGCACGATATGCACGGCACGCAGTCCAAGATGTGAGGAATGTTTCTTGCAAAAATATTGTAAAGAGTATAAAATGTAG
- a CDS encoding B12-binding domain-containing radical SAM protein gives MKILLAAVNAKYIHSNLAIYSLKAYAEAKSMDWRGNKPEQGGIELAEYTINQQRDNILMDIYRRRPDVACFSCYIWNLDYVEELVEELGKIRPDMPIWLGGPEVSYDSVDVLRRLHKVKGVMKGEGEETFAQLSRIWQDQEGDKGLERTEGITFRKEDGRIVENPWRQAMDLSKVPFVYRHMEAFEHKIVYYESSRGCPFSCSYCLSSVDKRLRFRDAGLVEKELQFFIDQGVPQVKFVDRTFNCRHDHAIRIWKYIAQHDRGITNFHFEIAADLLNEEELEILEHMRPGLVQLEIGVQSTNPETIRAIRRTMDFGTVKYVVERIQKNGNIHQHLDLIAGLPYEDIHRFARSFDEVYALKPEQLQLGFLKVLKGSYMEEHKESYGLLHKSRPPYEVLCTRWLSYEDVIRLKGIEEMVEVYYNSRQFTHTLDALEEAYDSAFDLYDKLKEFYEEKGLGGIQHKRSARYAILLEFIVKSHPDREDYYRELLTYDYYLRENAKTRPEFAGEYKVSKEVLRHFYEAEERNRQYLPSYGPYDRNQMRKMTHMEYFSIIGKYILFDYKERNPLNQEARTCMIEPEFLRSGEEIR, from the coding sequence ATGAAGATATTATTAGCAGCAGTCAATGCCAAGTACATTCACTCGAATCTGGCAATATACAGCCTGAAGGCTTATGCGGAAGCAAAGTCAATGGATTGGCGGGGGAATAAGCCGGAGCAAGGAGGGATCGAGCTGGCGGAATATACGATCAACCAGCAAAGAGATAACATACTGATGGATATCTACAGGCGCAGGCCGGATGTTGCATGCTTTTCCTGCTATATCTGGAATCTGGATTATGTGGAAGAACTGGTAGAGGAACTGGGAAAGATCAGGCCGGATATGCCCATCTGGCTTGGCGGGCCGGAGGTGTCCTACGATTCCGTGGACGTGCTGCGGCGGCTTCATAAGGTAAAGGGAGTCATGAAGGGCGAGGGAGAAGAGACATTTGCCCAACTGTCTAGAATCTGGCAGGATCAGGAAGGCGACAAGGGACTTGAACGGACGGAGGGAATTACCTTCCGGAAAGAAGATGGAAGGATTGTCGAGAATCCATGGCGCCAGGCAATGGATCTTAGCAAGGTTCCCTTTGTCTACCGCCACATGGAAGCATTCGAGCATAAGATCGTCTACTATGAGAGCAGCAGGGGGTGCCCCTTCTCGTGCAGCTACTGCCTGTCTTCCGTGGACAAGCGTCTGCGATTCAGGGACGCCGGGCTGGTAGAGAAGGAACTGCAGTTTTTTATCGATCAGGGAGTGCCTCAGGTAAAGTTTGTGGATCGTACCTTTAACTGCAGGCATGATCACGCCATCCGCATATGGAAATATATTGCACAGCACGATAGGGGGATTACGAATTTCCATTTTGAGATAGCGGCAGATTTGCTGAATGAAGAGGAGTTAGAGATACTGGAACATATGCGGCCGGGGCTGGTGCAGCTGGAAATAGGCGTTCAATCAACCAATCCGGAGACCATACGGGCAATCCGCAGGACGATGGATTTTGGAACTGTAAAATACGTCGTTGAAAGGATTCAGAAGAATGGGAATATCCATCAGCACCTGGACCTGATCGCGGGGCTGCCTTATGAAGACATCCATCGTTTTGCCCGCTCCTTTGATGAGGTGTATGCTCTTAAGCCGGAACAGCTGCAGCTGGGATTCTTAAAGGTGCTGAAGGGCTCTTATATGGAGGAACACAAGGAATCTTACGGTCTGCTGCACAAAAGCAGGCCTCCTTACGAAGTGCTTTGCACCAGATGGCTTTCCTATGAGGACGTGATCCGCCTGAAAGGTATCGAAGAGATGGTGGAGGTCTATTATAACAGCAGGCAGTTTACCCACACCTTGGATGCGCTGGAGGAAGCGTACGATTCCGCGTTTGATTTGTATGATAAGCTGAAGGAATTCTATGAAGAGAAAGGACTGGGAGGCATCCAGCATAAAAGAAGTGCAAGGTATGCTATTTTACTGGAATTTATTGTTAAAAGCCACCCGGATAGGGAAGACTATTATAGAGAACTGCTGACGTACGATTATTATCTGAGGGAAAATGCCAAGACCCGACCGGAATTCGCGGGAGAATATAAAGTGTCCAAGGAAGTATTGAGGCATTTCTATGAGGCAGAAGAAAGAAACCGGCAGTATCTTCCGTCCTACGGGCCGTATGACAGGAATCAGATGCGCAAGATGACCCATATGGAGTACTTTTCCATTATCGGGAAATACATCCTCTTTGACTATAAAGAAAGAAATCCGTTGAATCAGGAAGCAAGAACCTGTATGATAGAACCAGAATTTCTTAGAAGCGGCGAGGAGATAAGATGA
- the tadA gene encoding tRNA adenosine(34) deaminase TadA encodes MQSIDEKYMKEAIRQARKAYAIGEVPIGCVIVYKDKIIGRGYNRRMADKNTLSHAELIAIRKASRKMDDWRLEECTMYVTLEPCQMCSGAIVQSRMSRVVVGCMNPKAGCAGSILNLLQMKEFNHQAELTTGVLEEECSQMMKDFFKELRSRRTKKE; translated from the coding sequence ATGCAGAGTATTGACGAGAAATACATGAAAGAGGCAATCAGGCAGGCTAGAAAGGCTTATGCTATAGGGGAGGTTCCTATAGGCTGCGTAATTGTTTATAAGGATAAGATAATTGGAAGGGGATACAACCGGAGGATGGCCGATAAGAATACGCTGTCTCATGCGGAACTGATCGCCATCAGAAAAGCCAGCAGAAAGATGGATGACTGGCGGCTGGAAGAATGCACGATGTATGTAACGCTGGAACCATGCCAGATGTGCTCCGGCGCGATCGTGCAGTCCAGGATGAGCAGAGTGGTAGTCGGATGCATGAATCCAAAGGCAGGGTGTGCCGGATCTATCCTGAATCTGCTGCAGATGAAGGAATTCAACCATCAGGCAGAATTGACAACCGGCGTGCTGGAAGAAGAATGCAGCCAGATGATGAAGGATTTCTTCAAAGAATTACGAAGCCGCAGAACAAAAAAGGAGTAA